Proteins encoded together in one Streptomyces sp. TLI_171 window:
- a CDS encoding bifunctional (p)ppGpp synthetase/guanosine-3',5'-bis(diphosphate) 3'-pyrophosphohydrolase encodes MTIRSELAGSPSKQQASRFSRAALGRAGRAALLATGRTPVPDAIEPIVQAHRVHHPQADVPLLTRAYRVAEESHRGQTRKSGEPYITHPLAVTMILAQLGADTTTLVASLLHDTVEDTEVTLDQVAEVFGPEIAYLVDGVTKLEKVDFGAAAEPETFRKMLVATGDDVRVMVIKLADRLHNMRTIRHMKPASQVRIAKVTRDVLIPLAERLGIQVVKAELEDIVFATLHPEEYALTGTVAAGWTDGVLAPFAAELGRQLAEAGVSSAVTVRPRHLVSLHRVMIKRGAGPDGAGLRPADFGRLLVVVEENADCYAVLGELHTCWTPLPGEFKDFVAAPKFNLYQSLHTAVALPTGEVVEVLVRTRRMHEVAETGVVALGDPRTDRGAADDPEDRTDPARPGWLARLLEWQQDTPDPDVFWSALTADLRDDREITAVTEDGTTLHLPSGASCLDAAYLLGEETGHRCIGARVNGRLTALSTQLRDGDMLGLLTAPDDEDSGPDPEWLEYVRTPGARLAVERRLAARPAPVDLPEQPPAVEAPPPAAPPAAPAAAPADIPELPGAAVRLARCCTPVPPDRATGILLRGGAVAVHRTGCPTGARMLGGGRRPVEVRWLPGGAPQWGYRATLHAEALNRPRLLADLTAAISGEGVSIFSAEVEPPRQLRVRHSYTLELPDAAALPAVMRAMLRVSGVYDVYRPGGPEELPGRTEGLRAAAEVAAGKRDDSGTAGVQPSWGIHGGSAVLSESTTGSTQG; translated from the coding sequence ATGACCATCCGCTCCGAGTTGGCGGGCTCGCCGTCCAAGCAGCAGGCGAGCCGCTTCAGCCGTGCGGCGCTCGGCCGGGCCGGCCGGGCGGCGCTGCTCGCCACCGGGCGGACGCCCGTCCCCGACGCCATCGAGCCCATCGTCCAGGCCCACCGGGTGCACCACCCGCAGGCCGACGTGCCCCTGCTGACCAGGGCGTACCGGGTCGCCGAGGAGAGCCACCGGGGGCAGACCAGGAAGAGCGGCGAGCCGTACATCACGCACCCGCTCGCGGTCACCATGATCCTCGCCCAGCTCGGCGCGGACACCACCACGCTGGTCGCCTCGCTGCTGCACGACACCGTCGAGGACACCGAGGTGACGCTCGATCAGGTCGCCGAGGTCTTCGGCCCCGAGATCGCCTACCTGGTGGACGGCGTCACCAAGCTGGAGAAGGTGGACTTCGGGGCGGCCGCCGAGCCCGAGACCTTCCGCAAGATGCTGGTCGCCACCGGCGACGACGTCCGGGTGATGGTGATCAAGCTCGCCGACCGGCTGCACAACATGCGCACCATCCGGCACATGAAGCCGGCCAGCCAGGTGCGGATCGCCAAGGTCACCCGGGACGTGCTGATCCCGCTCGCCGAACGGCTCGGCATCCAGGTGGTCAAGGCCGAGCTGGAAGACATCGTGTTCGCCACCCTGCACCCCGAGGAGTACGCGCTCACCGGCACGGTCGCCGCCGGCTGGACGGACGGCGTGCTCGCCCCGTTCGCCGCCGAGCTCGGCCGCCAGCTCGCCGAGGCCGGCGTCTCCTCCGCCGTCACCGTCCGCCCCCGGCACCTGGTCTCGCTGCACCGGGTGATGATCAAGCGCGGCGCTGGCCCCGACGGCGCCGGGCTGCGACCGGCCGACTTCGGGCGGCTGCTGGTGGTGGTCGAGGAGAACGCCGACTGCTACGCGGTCCTCGGCGAACTGCACACCTGCTGGACGCCGCTGCCCGGCGAGTTCAAGGACTTCGTCGCCGCCCCCAAGTTCAACCTGTACCAGTCCCTGCACACCGCGGTGGCGCTGCCCACCGGCGAGGTGGTCGAGGTCCTGGTCCGCACCCGGCGGATGCACGAGGTCGCCGAGACCGGGGTGGTCGCGCTCGGCGACCCGCGCACCGACCGCGGCGCCGCCGACGACCCCGAGGACCGCACCGACCCGGCCCGCCCCGGCTGGCTGGCCCGGCTGCTGGAGTGGCAGCAGGACACCCCCGACCCGGACGTCTTCTGGTCCGCGCTCACCGCCGACCTGCGCGACGACCGCGAGATCACCGCCGTCACCGAGGACGGCACCACCCTGCACCTGCCCTCCGGGGCGAGCTGCCTGGACGCCGCCTACCTGCTCGGCGAGGAGACCGGCCACCGATGTATCGGCGCCCGGGTCAACGGCCGGCTCACCGCGCTCTCCACCCAGCTGCGCGACGGCGACATGCTCGGCCTGCTGACCGCCCCCGACGACGAGGACAGCGGCCCCGACCCGGAGTGGCTGGAGTACGTCCGCACCCCCGGCGCCCGGCTCGCGGTGGAGCGCCGGCTGGCCGCCCGGCCCGCCCCCGTCGACCTCCCCGAGCAGCCCCCCGCGGTGGAGGCCCCGCCGCCCGCCGCGCCCCCCGCGGCGCCCGCCGCCGCCCCCGCCGACATCCCCGAACTGCCGGGCGCCGCCGTCCGGCTGGCCCGCTGCTGCACCCCCGTGCCGCCGGACCGGGCGACCGGCATCCTGCTCCGCGGCGGCGCCGTGGCCGTGCACCGCACCGGCTGCCCCACCGGCGCCCGGATGCTGGGCGGCGGCCGCCGCCCGGTCGAGGTCCGCTGGCTGCCCGGCGGCGCCCCGCAGTGGGGCTACCGGGCCACCCTGCACGCCGAGGCCCTCAACCGCCCCCGGCTGCTCGCCGACCTGACCGCCGCGATCTCCGGCGAAGGCGTGTCGATCTTCTCCGCCGAGGTCGAACCGCCCCGCCAGCTGCGGGTCCGGCACAGCTACACCCTGGAGCTGCCGGACGCCGCTGCGCTGCCCGCCGTGATGCGGGCGATGCTCCGGGTCTCCGGGGTGTACGACGTGTACCGGCCGGGCGGGCCGGAGGAACTCCCCGGCCGGACGGAGGGGCTGCGTGCTGCAGCCGAGGTGGCGGCTGGTAAAAGGGATGACTCGGGCACAGCAGGCGTGCAACCATCGTGGGGAATTCACGGCGGCTCCGCCGTGTTGTCCGAGAGCACCACCGGATCAACCCAAGGATGA
- the hflX gene encoding GTPase HflX, with protein sequence MTSTFDSRTRSSESANRLADLKAEALMDEDLAAIDEGLGNYDGEQYDRSERAALRRVGGLSTELQDVTEVEYRQLRLERVVLVGVWTDGTLEEAENSMAELAALAETAGSEVLDGVIQRRDKPDAATYIGSGKAQELRDIVASTGADTVVCDGELTPGQLIHLEDVVKVKVVDRTALILDIFAQHAKSREGKAQVSLAQMQYMLPRLRGWGQSLSRQMGGGGSGSSGGGMATRGPGETKIETDRRRIREKMAKLRKEIAEMKKGRDTKRQERRRHQVPSVAIAGYTNAGKSSLLNRLTGAGVLVENALFATLDPTVRRAQTPSGRVYTLADTVGFVRHLPHHLVEAFRSTMEEVADADLILHVVDGSHPEPETQLAAVREVIVSVEAQNVPEIVVINKADAADPTVLQRLLRREPHAIVVSARSGAGIEELLALIDQELPRPAVEVKALVPYTRGDLVSRIHAEGELISTEHTAEGTLLHAKVAVTLATELERYAVVAA encoded by the coding sequence ATGACCTCCACGTTCGACAGCCGCACCCGATCGAGCGAGTCCGCCAACCGGCTCGCCGACCTCAAGGCGGAAGCCCTGATGGACGAGGACCTCGCGGCGATCGACGAGGGCCTCGGCAACTACGACGGAGAGCAGTACGACCGCTCCGAGCGCGCGGCGCTGCGGCGCGTGGGCGGCCTCTCCACCGAACTCCAGGACGTCACCGAAGTCGAGTACCGCCAGCTCCGCCTGGAGCGCGTGGTGCTCGTCGGCGTGTGGACGGACGGCACGCTGGAGGAGGCGGAGAACTCGATGGCCGAGCTCGCCGCCCTCGCCGAGACGGCCGGCTCCGAGGTCCTGGACGGCGTCATCCAGCGCCGCGACAAGCCCGACGCGGCCACCTACATCGGCTCCGGCAAGGCCCAGGAGCTGCGCGACATCGTCGCCTCCACCGGTGCCGACACCGTGGTCTGCGACGGCGAGCTGACGCCCGGTCAGCTGATCCACCTCGAAGACGTGGTGAAGGTCAAGGTCGTCGACCGCACCGCCCTGATCCTGGACATCTTCGCCCAGCACGCCAAGTCCCGGGAGGGCAAGGCGCAGGTCTCGCTCGCGCAGATGCAGTACATGCTGCCGCGCCTGCGCGGCTGGGGTCAGTCGCTGTCCCGGCAGATGGGTGGCGGTGGCTCCGGCTCCTCGGGCGGCGGCATGGCCACCCGTGGTCCCGGTGAGACCAAGATCGAGACCGACCGGCGGCGGATCCGCGAGAAGATGGCGAAGCTCCGCAAGGAGATCGCCGAGATGAAGAAGGGCCGCGACACCAAGCGGCAGGAGCGGCGGCGCCACCAGGTGCCCTCGGTGGCCATCGCCGGCTACACCAACGCCGGCAAGTCCTCGCTGCTCAACCGGCTCACCGGTGCCGGCGTCCTGGTGGAGAACGCCCTGTTCGCCACCCTGGACCCGACGGTCCGCCGCGCGCAGACCCCGAGCGGCCGGGTCTACACCCTGGCCGACACCGTCGGCTTCGTCCGGCACCTGCCGCACCACCTGGTCGAGGCGTTCCGCTCCACCATGGAGGAGGTCGCCGACGCCGACCTCATCCTGCACGTGGTGGACGGCTCGCACCCCGAGCCGGAGACCCAGCTGGCCGCGGTGCGTGAGGTGATCGTCTCGGTCGAGGCACAGAACGTGCCGGAGATCGTGGTGATCAACAAGGCGGACGCCGCGGACCCGACGGTCCTGCAGCGACTGCTGCGCCGCGAGCCGCACGCCATCGTGGTCTCCGCCCGCAGCGGGGCCGGCATCGAGGAACTGCTCGCGCTGATCGACCAGGAACTGCCCCGCCCCGCGGTGGAGGTCAAGGCCCTGGTCCCCTACACCCGCGGCGATCTGGTCTCCCGGATCCATGCGGAGGGTGAGCTCATCTCCACCGAGCACACCGCGGAGGGCACGCTCCTGCACGCCAAGGTCGCGGTCACGCTGGCCACCGAGCTGGAGCGCTACGCGGTGGTCGCAGCGTAG
- a CDS encoding serine protease — protein MTDQHRTPRRARTAATAALVTVLAVSTAACQSQSPSPVPPAASSTLESVELSDIQDYIAKVPSWTADDWSKWASKNGFTPEDIEAVRSFWDQKKLNDAKGIDTPKADTSKVRTPTAQEVDFPRLIRAKPQPHPYDPDTAVVGKILVQTGEGTGHCSGTVVSDPGNPGRSNLVWTAAHCVHGGKDGKAFKNLAFIPAFNRSGALSNGKGANASDKDRSPLGIWVSQKMYVMPQWTKEGLHYGNAASQFDFALVRVVPPKGTTRSLEETVGGSVPIWFNAAPEDIASPSAYGYPAADPFDGVELEHCDSAPKPTPFVFDRSRPPMLSIGCNMTGGSSGGGWFTRRDGKVVLFSNTSIGNDIWLAGPNLGADAKRMFEAFLQDK, from the coding sequence ATGACCGACCAGCACCGCACGCCGCGCCGGGCCAGGACCGCCGCCACGGCCGCCCTGGTGACCGTCCTCGCGGTCAGCACCGCCGCCTGCCAGAGCCAGAGCCCCTCCCCGGTGCCGCCCGCCGCCAGCTCCACCCTGGAGTCCGTCGAGCTCAGCGACATCCAGGACTACATCGCCAAGGTGCCCTCCTGGACCGCCGACGACTGGTCGAAGTGGGCCTCGAAGAACGGCTTCACGCCCGAGGACATCGAGGCGGTGCGCAGCTTCTGGGACCAGAAGAAGCTCAACGACGCCAAGGGCATCGACACCCCCAAGGCCGACACCTCGAAGGTCCGCACCCCCACCGCGCAGGAGGTGGACTTCCCCCGCCTGATCCGCGCCAAGCCGCAGCCCCACCCGTACGACCCGGACACCGCCGTGGTCGGCAAGATCCTGGTCCAGACCGGCGAGGGCACCGGCCACTGCTCCGGCACCGTGGTCTCCGATCCCGGCAACCCCGGCCGGAGCAACCTGGTGTGGACGGCCGCGCACTGCGTGCACGGCGGCAAGGACGGCAAGGCGTTCAAGAACCTGGCCTTCATCCCGGCGTTCAACCGCAGCGGTGCGCTCAGCAACGGCAAGGGCGCGAACGCCAGCGACAAGGACCGCTCCCCGCTCGGGATCTGGGTCTCGCAGAAGATGTACGTCATGCCGCAGTGGACCAAGGAGGGCCTGCACTACGGCAACGCGGCCAGCCAGTTCGATTTCGCGCTGGTCCGGGTCGTCCCGCCGAAGGGCACCACGCGCTCGCTGGAGGAGACCGTCGGCGGCTCCGTGCCGATCTGGTTCAACGCCGCGCCCGAGGACATCGCCTCGCCCTCCGCGTACGGCTACCCCGCCGCCGACCCGTTCGACGGCGTCGAGCTGGAGCACTGCGACTCCGCCCCCAAGCCCACCCCGTTCGTCTTCGACCGCTCGCGCCCGCCGATGCTCTCCATCGGCTGCAACATGACCGGCGGCTCCTCCGGCGGCGGCTGGTTCACCCGCCGCGACGGCAAGGTGGTGCTGTTCTCCAACACCTCGATCGGCAACGACATCTGGCTCGCCGGCCCCAACCTCGGCGCGGACGCCAAGCGGATGTTCGAGGCCTTCCTCCAGGACAAGTAG
- a CDS encoding serine protease yields the protein MAGARGVVAALTAAAVLLGGATACTSTGGGGPRGPGDLRHWGFADWDAWAKRHGFHNPAVPGLWSADRMDQAPPQQPASLPDGPDTAPTAPTASAASPGASTPAASAAPSASAAKPGGVPPVQASAVPRPYTSYPASGKVFMTAPSGGTGQCSATVVADPGHPGRSNLVWTAAHCVHEGKGGDWYRNLVFVPAYNSSGAASDHQRATLAQVAPLGQWWADQVVTSPLWTTEGTKGGDAANQYDFAVIKVRGPEGETRSLEEVIGTAVPVWFDAPREQLAVQAWGYPAVAPFDGQELERCDSGRPGSRSFDTTRPAMLVIGCTMTAGASGGGWFADGPDGRQRLVSNTSIGTQAHTALNGPYLEGVARQALDYISRK from the coding sequence ATGGCCGGAGCACGGGGGGTGGTGGCCGCGCTGACCGCGGCCGCCGTACTGCTGGGCGGCGCGACCGCCTGTACGTCGACCGGCGGCGGGGGTCCGCGCGGCCCGGGAGACCTGCGGCACTGGGGGTTCGCCGACTGGGACGCCTGGGCGAAGCGCCACGGCTTCCACAACCCCGCGGTGCCCGGCCTGTGGAGCGCCGACCGGATGGACCAGGCTCCGCCGCAGCAGCCCGCGTCGCTGCCGGACGGGCCGGACACCGCGCCGACCGCCCCCACCGCGTCCGCCGCCTCGCCCGGCGCGTCCACTCCCGCCGCCTCCGCCGCGCCGTCCGCCTCCGCCGCCAAACCGGGCGGGGTGCCGCCGGTGCAGGCCAGCGCGGTGCCGCGCCCCTACACCAGCTACCCGGCGTCCGGGAAGGTCTTCATGACCGCCCCGAGCGGCGGCACCGGCCAGTGCTCGGCCACCGTGGTCGCCGACCCCGGCCACCCGGGGAGGAGCAACCTGGTGTGGACGGCCGCGCACTGCGTCCACGAGGGCAAGGGCGGCGACTGGTACCGGAACCTGGTGTTCGTTCCGGCCTACAACAGCTCCGGCGCGGCCAGCGACCACCAGCGGGCCACGCTCGCCCAGGTCGCCCCGCTCGGCCAGTGGTGGGCCGACCAGGTGGTCACCTCGCCGCTGTGGACCACCGAGGGCACCAAGGGCGGGGACGCCGCCAACCAGTACGACTTCGCCGTGATCAAGGTCCGCGGCCCCGAGGGCGAGACCCGCTCGCTGGAGGAGGTCATCGGCACCGCGGTGCCGGTCTGGTTCGACGCCCCGCGCGAGCAACTCGCCGTCCAGGCCTGGGGATACCCGGCCGTCGCCCCGTTCGACGGCCAGGAGCTGGAGCGCTGCGACTCCGGGCGCCCGGGCTCGCGCAGCTTCGACACCACCCGCCCGGCGATGCTGGTCATCGGCTGCACCATGACCGCCGGCGCCTCCGGCGGCGGCTGGTTCGCCGACGGTCCCGACGGCCGGCAGCGGCTGGTCAGCAACACCTCGATCGGCACCCAGGCGCACACCGCGCTCAACGGGCCCTACCTGGAGGGCGTGGCCCGCCAGGCGCTGGACTACATCTCGCGGAAGTGA